From the genome of Naumannella halotolerans, one region includes:
- a CDS encoding carboxylesterase family protein, giving the protein MPDHALTVTVDGGSVRGVRRGPVDTWRGIPFAAPALGPLRFRAPQPVHAWEGVRDASQFGEPPSSGSGSVPARGTSARTR; this is encoded by the coding sequence GTGCCCGACCATGCCCTGACCGTCACGGTCGACGGGGGGTCCGTGCGGGGCGTCCGGCGTGGTCCCGTTGACACGTGGCGCGGCATTCCGTTCGCCGCGCCTGCGCTCGGGCCGCTCCGATTCCGCGCGCCGCAACCGGTCCACGCGTGGGAGGGAGTGCGCGATGCCAGCCAGTTCGGTGAGCCCCCATCCAGCGGGTCGGGCTCGGTGCCAGCGAGGGGCACATCAGCGAGGACGCGCTGA
- a CDS encoding TetR family transcriptional regulator, with amino-acid sequence MTEPKLRGRRPGEPDTRAGVLQAALELFAERGYDRSSVREVARRSGVDPSLVLHYFGSKDGLFGAVMGLALTGRGELGLDSCPVDGLGERLVEIYLGVWESPRSAPVALAMLRSAATNEQAAAVLREIVTQRLFDPVVDRLDGDRVRLRVQLAGSQLIGLAMARYVVRISPLADQGIDELVSLVGPSVQRYLTGDLSGSEVVR; translated from the coding sequence ATGACCGAACCGAAGCTGCGGGGGCGTCGTCCCGGGGAGCCCGACACCCGCGCCGGTGTCCTGCAGGCTGCGCTGGAGCTGTTTGCCGAACGCGGTTACGACCGGTCGTCGGTACGGGAGGTGGCACGCCGTTCCGGCGTCGACCCGTCGCTGGTCCTGCACTACTTCGGCTCCAAGGACGGTTTGTTCGGTGCGGTGATGGGCTTGGCATTGACCGGCCGGGGTGAGTTGGGTCTGGACTCGTGCCCGGTGGACGGCCTGGGGGAGCGGCTGGTCGAGATCTACCTGGGGGTGTGGGAATCCCCGCGATCCGCACCGGTGGCGCTGGCGATGCTGCGCTCGGCAGCGACGAACGAGCAGGCGGCGGCCGTGCTCCGCGAGATCGTCACTCAGCGGTTGTTCGACCCGGTGGTCGACCGTCTCGATGGCGACCGGGTCCGACTGCGAGTGCAGCTGGCCGGATCGCAGCTGATCGGACTGGCGATGGCCAGGTACGTGGTACGGATCAGCCCGCTCGCCGACCAGGGCATCGATGAGCTGGTGTCCTTGGTCGGGCCTTCGGTGCAGAGATACCTGACCGGCGACCTGTCCGGTTCCGAGGTGGTCCGTTGA
- a CDS encoding FAD-dependent monooxygenase, translating into MHTEVIICGAGPTGLMLANWLQRLGVAHRILDPKPGPTKQSRALAVQARSLEIYDQLGMIDQVRDRLVPARVVQPGWRDRPTRGSIPLARLGAELSPYGGMHVLEQSENERLLLEQLRASGGKVDYGQEVIDQRERPGGVHVGVRTGDRTETLTGRWLVGADGSSSPTRERAGIAFPGSTHEQHFWVADAFEVRGLRENAVNLRLSEEHPLIGFPMTGSRHHRLVGVLPRQTEPTEEAARADLAQRFGVRWGRSEWFSPYRVHSRVAEHFRRGAVLLAGDAAHVHSPVGGQGMNTGLQDAHNLAFTLAAVIGGAPDSLLDLYETERRPVARRLVSTVDRIYAFAVDPSALARTTRRLLVPVAAPVVATMLPRLPLSRRLIGYVQQTRIRYPMPSPDRGRRSDPVVGRRLPWTGDNHQVLRSADWQVHSYGAALPAVAELPPQIRRVHRFEPRRDLGLDAERWFLIRPDGFVAAAARPAEARTIFVDVLRAQAAPAD; encoded by the coding sequence GTGCACACCGAGGTGATCATCTGCGGAGCCGGCCCGACCGGCTTGATGCTGGCCAACTGGCTCCAGCGGCTCGGTGTCGCCCACCGGATCCTCGACCCCAAACCGGGTCCGACCAAGCAGTCCCGGGCGTTGGCCGTCCAGGCGCGTTCGCTGGAAATCTACGACCAGCTCGGGATGATCGATCAGGTACGCGATCGGCTGGTTCCCGCTCGGGTGGTGCAACCCGGATGGCGGGACCGTCCGACCCGTGGTTCGATACCGCTCGCACGTCTCGGTGCCGAGCTGTCCCCCTACGGCGGAATGCATGTGCTGGAACAGTCGGAGAACGAACGCCTGCTGCTCGAGCAGCTACGTGCGAGCGGCGGCAAGGTCGACTACGGCCAGGAGGTGATCGACCAACGCGAGCGGCCCGGCGGTGTGCACGTCGGCGTCCGGACCGGCGACCGTACCGAGACTCTCACCGGTCGATGGCTGGTGGGCGCCGACGGCAGTTCCTCCCCGACTCGCGAACGCGCCGGGATCGCCTTTCCCGGAAGCACCCACGAGCAACACTTCTGGGTGGCCGATGCCTTCGAGGTACGCGGCCTGCGGGAGAACGCGGTGAACCTGCGCCTGTCCGAGGAACACCCGTTGATCGGTTTCCCGATGACCGGCAGCAGACACCACCGACTGGTCGGGGTCCTGCCGCGGCAGACCGAACCGACCGAGGAAGCGGCCCGGGCGGATCTGGCCCAGCGGTTCGGTGTGCGATGGGGACGCTCGGAGTGGTTCTCCCCCTACCGGGTGCACAGCCGGGTCGCCGAACACTTCCGGCGCGGCGCAGTACTCCTGGCCGGTGACGCCGCCCATGTGCATTCCCCGGTCGGCGGACAGGGTATGAACACCGGTCTGCAGGACGCGCACAACCTGGCCTTCACACTGGCGGCGGTGATCGGCGGCGCACCGGACAGTCTGCTCGATCTGTACGAAACGGAACGTCGCCCCGTGGCCAGGCGGTTGGTGTCGACCGTCGACCGCATCTACGCCTTCGCCGTCGACCCATCGGCACTCGCCCGAACCACTCGCCGGCTGCTCGTACCCGTGGCCGCGCCGGTGGTGGCAACCATGCTGCCACGGTTGCCGTTGAGTCGTCGGTTGATCGGCTACGTGCAACAGACCCGGATCCGTTACCCAATGCCTTCACCGGACCGAGGACGACGAAGCGACCCGGTGGTGGGTCGGCGGCTGCCCTGGACCGGGGACAACCACCAGGTGCTGCGCAGCGCGGACTGGCAGGTGCACAGCTATGGAGCAGCGTTGCCCGCGGTTGCCGAACTGCCACCCCAGATCAGGCGGGTGCACCGGTTCGAGCCGCGACGAGACCTCGGCCTCGATGCCGAACGCTGGTTCCTGATTCGTCCCGACGGATTCGTCGCCGCCGCCGCGCGACCGGCCGAAGCAAGAACGATCTTCGTCGACGTTCTGCGCGCGCAGGCGGCGCCGGCCGATTGA
- a CDS encoding acetate/propionate family kinase: MSGNVLVINSGSSSMKYQVVDAESGTASATGLVERIGGPGGRVRHSTIDGIHDYGCEVADHAAAMQAMTDAFTEHGPDLVALDLLAVGHRVVQGGARFGRSVLIDDRVVSIIEDLAGLAPLHNPANLAGIAVARAQFPHLPQVVVFDTAFHLTMPEHAYTYALDKQVAAEHRIRRYGFHGTSHAFVSRQAAAMLGAEPAQVNVIVLHLGNGASACAVRGGISVDTSMGLTPLEGLVMGTRSGDLDPAVVLHLLRSTELGVDDIDALLNKRSGVFGLSGRQDMRDLEQAVADGDTDAATALEVYCYRLRKYIGAYTAALGRVDAIAFTAGVGENSAVVRALTLQDLGVLGIELDPVANESPGKTAREISTADSAVKVFVIPTNEEWEIARETAEVIAESYGS; encoded by the coding sequence ATGAGCGGCAATGTGCTGGTGATCAACTCCGGGTCCTCGTCGATGAAGTACCAGGTGGTCGATGCCGAATCGGGCACTGCCAGTGCCACCGGCCTGGTGGAACGGATCGGCGGTCCCGGTGGTCGGGTACGGCATTCCACGATCGACGGCATCCACGACTACGGCTGCGAGGTCGCCGATCATGCAGCGGCCATGCAGGCGATGACCGATGCCTTCACCGAGCATGGCCCGGATCTGGTTGCGCTGGATCTGCTGGCGGTCGGCCACCGGGTGGTCCAAGGTGGCGCCCGTTTCGGCCGTTCGGTGCTGATCGACGATCGGGTGGTGTCGATCATCGAGGATCTGGCCGGGCTCGCACCGTTGCACAACCCGGCGAATCTGGCCGGGATCGCCGTGGCCCGGGCGCAGTTCCCGCACCTGCCGCAGGTCGTGGTCTTCGACACCGCCTTCCACCTGACGATGCCCGAGCATGCCTACACCTACGCGCTGGACAAGCAGGTGGCGGCCGAGCACCGGATCCGCCGCTACGGTTTCCACGGCACCTCACATGCCTTCGTCTCCCGGCAGGCGGCAGCGATGCTGGGGGCCGAGCCGGCGCAGGTGAACGTGATCGTGCTGCATCTGGGCAACGGGGCCTCGGCCTGTGCGGTACGCGGGGGGATCTCGGTCGACACCTCGATGGGGTTGACGCCACTGGAGGGCCTGGTGATGGGGACCCGCAGTGGCGATCTCGATCCGGCTGTGGTGCTGCACCTGCTGCGTTCCACCGAGCTGGGTGTCGATGACATCGATGCCCTGCTGAACAAGCGGTCCGGGGTGTTCGGACTGTCCGGGCGCCAGGACATGCGTGACCTGGAGCAGGCCGTGGCCGATGGTGACACCGATGCGGCAACGGCGCTGGAGGTGTACTGCTATCGGCTACGGAAGTACATCGGTGCCTACACCGCCGCGCTGGGCCGGGTGGACGCGATCGCCTTCACCGCCGGGGTGGGGGAGAACTCGGCAGTGGTGCGTGCTCTCACCCTGCAGGATCTTGGGGTGCTCGGCATCGAACTCGATCCGGTCGCCAATGAGTCACCGGGGAAGACCGCCCGCGAGATCAGCACCGCCGACTCGGCGGTGAAGGTGTTCGTGATCCCGACCAACGAGGAGTGGGAGATCGCCCGCGAAACCGCCGAGGTGATCGCGGAGAGCTACGGCAGCTGA
- the pta gene encoding phosphate acetyltransferase — MARSVYVTSAEGHTGKSSVALGLIELLAAQVRVGVFRPIARDDEQPDSVLELLLQHDGVDLDYEQCIGVTYDAVHADPDAALAEIIGRYRKMESLCDVVVIVGSDYTDVAGPTELSYNARIAANLGSAVVLVVSALHRQVDEVRQMVEIATGELRAGHAEVVAVITNRADPDQLEPLRRELAAAQDSQHPIPTWVMPDVPLLSAPTLANLQTAVDGRLVAGDVELLEREAESTIVGGMTMDHILDRLVDGAVVVVPGDRSDVVLAVVAAHASENFPSLAGLILNGGFEPSPQVSRLIAGLPQRLPIVATDLGTYDTARTVAETKGLLSKGSQRKLDTARATFAQHVDGAELLRAVDLPRSGVVTPLMFEYDLIERARSQRKTIVLPEGEDDRILRAASTLISRDVADLVILGDDAAIRARGSELGLDLGPARILSTSDPELRERFAEAYAEVRAHRGMTLDRAREIVVDVSYFGTMMVQLGLADGMVSGAMHTTAHTIKPSFEIIKTVPGVSIVSSVFFMCLADRVLVYGDCAVNPDPSAEQLADIAISSAATAKQFGVEPRVAMLSYSTGSSGSGADVDKVRIATEMVHERAPELVVDGPIQYDAAVDASVGQQKLPGSQVAGQATVFIFPDLNTGNNTYKAVQRSSGAVAVGPVLQGLNKPVNDLSRGALVQDIVNTVAITAIQAQGRGELTGGTSA; from the coding sequence ATGGCACGCAGCGTCTACGTCACCTCGGCCGAGGGGCACACCGGCAAGTCCTCGGTGGCACTGGGGTTGATCGAACTGCTGGCCGCCCAGGTACGGGTCGGCGTCTTCCGGCCGATCGCCCGCGACGACGAGCAACCCGATTCGGTGCTGGAGCTGCTGTTGCAGCACGACGGTGTCGACCTGGACTACGAACAGTGCATCGGTGTCACCTACGACGCGGTGCACGCCGACCCGGACGCCGCCCTGGCCGAGATCATCGGCCGCTACCGGAAGATGGAGAGCCTGTGTGACGTGGTGGTGATCGTCGGCTCCGACTACACCGATGTCGCCGGACCGACCGAGCTGTCCTACAACGCGCGGATCGCGGCCAACCTGGGGTCGGCGGTGGTGCTGGTGGTCTCGGCCCTGCACCGGCAGGTCGACGAGGTACGGCAGATGGTCGAGATCGCCACCGGCGAACTGCGTGCCGGCCATGCCGAGGTGGTGGCGGTGATCACCAACCGGGCCGATCCCGATCAGCTCGAACCGTTGCGGCGCGAGCTGGCAGCAGCCCAGGATTCGCAGCATCCGATTCCCACCTGGGTGATGCCCGATGTACCGCTGTTGTCGGCTCCCACCCTGGCCAATCTGCAGACGGCGGTGGACGGTCGGTTGGTGGCCGGTGATGTCGAACTGCTCGAACGGGAGGCCGAATCGACGATCGTCGGCGGGATGACCATGGACCACATCCTCGACCGGTTGGTCGACGGGGCCGTGGTGGTGGTACCGGGGGATCGTTCCGATGTGGTGCTGGCAGTGGTGGCCGCCCACGCCTCGGAGAACTTCCCCTCCCTGGCCGGGCTGATCCTCAACGGCGGTTTCGAGCCCTCGCCGCAGGTCAGCCGGCTGATCGCCGGGCTGCCGCAACGGTTGCCGATCGTGGCCACCGATCTTGGTACCTACGACACCGCGCGTACCGTCGCCGAGACCAAAGGCCTGCTGTCCAAGGGATCGCAGCGCAAGTTGGACACGGCTCGGGCCACCTTCGCCCAGCATGTCGACGGCGCCGAACTCCTGCGGGCGGTCGATCTGCCCCGCTCGGGCGTGGTCACCCCGCTGATGTTCGAGTACGACCTAATCGAACGTGCCCGGTCGCAGCGGAAGACGATCGTGCTTCCTGAGGGTGAGGACGACCGGATCCTCCGTGCCGCCAGCACGTTGATCTCCCGGGACGTGGCCGATCTGGTGATCCTGGGCGACGATGCCGCCATTCGCGCACGCGGCAGCGAACTCGGACTTGATCTTGGTCCGGCAAGGATTCTGTCCACCTCCGACCCGGAGTTGCGGGAACGGTTCGCCGAGGCCTACGCCGAGGTACGTGCGCATCGGGGAATGACCTTGGACCGGGCGAGGGAGATCGTGGTCGATGTCTCCTACTTCGGCACGATGATGGTCCAGCTCGGCCTGGCCGACGGCATGGTGTCGGGTGCGATGCACACCACGGCACACACCATCAAACCGTCGTTCGAGATCATCAAGACCGTCCCCGGGGTGTCCATCGTCTCCTCGGTCTTCTTCATGTGTCTGGCCGACCGGGTGCTGGTCTACGGTGACTGTGCGGTGAACCCCGATCCGAGCGCCGAGCAGCTGGCCGACATCGCGATCTCCTCCGCCGCCACCGCCAAGCAGTTCGGTGTCGAACCGCGGGTGGCGATGCTGTCGTACTCGACGGGTTCGTCGGGGTCGGGTGCCGATGTGGACAAGGTACGGATCGCCACCGAGATGGTGCACGAACGGGCCCCGGAGCTGGTGGTCGACGGGCCGATCCAGTACGACGCCGCGGTGGATGCCTCGGTGGGTCAGCAGAAGCTGCCGGGATCGCAGGTGGCCGGTCAGGCGACCGTGTTCATCTTCCCGGACCTGAACACCGGCAACAACACCTACAAGGCGGTGCAGCGTTCCTCCGGGGCGGTGGCGGTCGGACCGGTGCTGCAGGGGCTGAACAAGCCGGTGAACGATCTCTCCCGGGGAGCGTTGGTACAAGACATCGTGAACACCGTGGCGATCACCGCCATCCAGGCCCAGGGCCGCGGCGAGTTGACCGGGGGGACGTCGGCATGA
- a CDS encoding MSMEG_1061 family FMN-dependent PPOX-type flavoprotein has product MSDSVDRSRWRRIETQQALTELVGEPLPAVRDKVRPALAERHIEWLAASPFCVLATADDEGNCDASPKGDPAGSLVTVLDATTIAIAERPGNRRVDGYHNVLRNPHVGLIFVVPGRGDTLRINGRAGLVDQAPFLDEMAVRGKRPILALVVDIDEVFFHCSKAFLRSKLWQPEQWHPDQLPERAQLAKELERPEAEIGDLRRHYGPRYADHLY; this is encoded by the coding sequence GTGTCCGATTCGGTCGACCGGTCTCGTTGGCGACGGATCGAGACCCAGCAGGCGCTCACCGAGCTGGTCGGCGAACCGCTGCCGGCGGTCCGGGACAAGGTACGCCCGGCGCTGGCCGAACGGCACATCGAATGGCTGGCCGCAAGCCCCTTCTGCGTCCTGGCGACCGCCGACGACGAGGGCAACTGCGATGCCTCGCCGAAAGGTGATCCGGCCGGTTCCCTGGTCACGGTGCTCGACGCGACCACGATCGCGATCGCCGAACGCCCCGGCAACCGCCGGGTGGACGGGTACCACAATGTGCTGCGCAATCCGCATGTCGGTCTGATCTTCGTGGTTCCCGGACGAGGCGACACGCTGCGGATCAACGGCCGGGCCGGTCTGGTCGACCAGGCGCCGTTCCTCGACGAGATGGCGGTCCGTGGCAAGCGACCGATCCTGGCCCTGGTGGTGGACATCGACGAGGTGTTCTTCCACTGCTCCAAGGCATTCCTGCGGTCGAAACTGTGGCAGCCCGAGCAGTGGCATCCCGATCAGCTGCCCGAGCGGGCGCAGCTCGCCAAGGAGCTCGAACGGCCCGAGGCCGAGATCGGCGATCTCCGGCGCCACTACGGGCCGCGCTATGCCGATCACCTGTACTGA
- a CDS encoding DUF3618 domain-containing protein, translated as MSVPLEYEVTAPGPGAGPTEEDPLSEQNTKASDPRSAEEIESDIAASRARLSADVEEFVDRVQPNRVKERVIGEAKEFASTEFDNAKAQFVEDHKPRWDRIALVGGAVVGSAVFVLVLRAIVAAARNKSGN; from the coding sequence ATGTCCGTGCCGCTAGAGTACGAGGTGACTGCCCCCGGCCCCGGGGCCGGACCGACCGAGGAGGACCCTTTGTCCGAGCAGAACACCAAGGCGAGCGACCCGCGCAGCGCCGAGGAGATCGAGTCCGACATCGCCGCCTCCCGGGCGCGACTGTCGGCCGATGTCGAGGAGTTCGTCGACCGGGTTCAGCCCAACCGGGTGAAGGAGCGCGTGATCGGTGAGGCGAAGGAGTTCGCCAGCACCGAGTTCGACAATGCCAAGGCCCAGTTCGTCGAGGACCACAAGCCGCGGTGGGACCGGATCGCCCTCGTCGGTGGCGCGGTCGTCGGCAGCGCCGTCTTCGTGCTGGTCCTGCGGGCGATCGTGGCGGCCGCCCGCAACAAGTCCGGCAACTGA
- the bcp gene encoding thioredoxin-dependent thiol peroxidase — protein MSTRLDVGSTAPAFTLTSASGDQVSLSDFAGQRVIVYFYPAAMTPGCTTQAVDFTAAEPDLSGAGLKVLGLSPDPVDKLQKFQQKEHIAIELLSDPDKAVHNAYGAYGTKKLYGKEVEGVIRSTFIVDVDDSGVGTIAVAQYNVKATGHVDRLRKQIGV, from the coding sequence ATGTCGACCCGTCTGGACGTTGGTTCCACCGCCCCCGCCTTCACCCTCACCTCCGCCTCCGGCGACCAGGTGTCGCTGTCCGACTTCGCCGGACAGCGAGTGATCGTCTACTTCTACCCGGCAGCGATGACCCCTGGCTGCACCACCCAGGCGGTCGATTTCACCGCCGCCGAACCGGATCTCAGCGGCGCCGGGCTGAAGGTGCTCGGTCTCTCCCCCGACCCGGTGGACAAGTTGCAGAAGTTCCAGCAGAAGGAGCACATCGCGATCGAGTTGCTGAGCGACCCCGACAAGGCGGTGCACAACGCCTACGGCGCCTACGGCACGAAGAAGTTGTACGGCAAGGAGGTGGAGGGAGTGATCCGCTCCACCTTCATCGTCGACGTCGACGACTCCGGAGTCGGCACCATCGCCGTCGCCCAGTACAACGTGAAGGCCACCGGGCACGTGGATCGTCTGCGCAAGCAGATCGGCGTCTGA
- a CDS encoding dihydrofolate reductase, protein MPAAVPAVEDLTAIVIKGRGGVIGDGADQPFRISEDFQRFKSLTMGGVLIMGRKTHEAIGRPLPGRQTFVLTRDRDWSDDGVEVFADPDQALQCARARDRKVFICGGGEIYRLYWDRLTRLEVTEVDAEAPGDVTFPVIDVDRWFLSQVQPREGYEFQTWELLPERGTDRANNSS, encoded by the coding sequence ATGCCTGCCGCAGTTCCGGCCGTCGAGGACCTCACCGCGATCGTGATCAAGGGACGCGGCGGGGTGATCGGGGACGGTGCGGACCAGCCCTTCCGGATCTCGGAGGACTTCCAGCGGTTCAAGTCGCTCACCATGGGGGGCGTGTTGATCATGGGCCGCAAGACCCATGAGGCGATCGGCCGGCCACTGCCCGGTCGGCAGACATTCGTGCTCACCCGGGACCGGGACTGGTCCGACGACGGGGTCGAGGTGTTCGCCGATCCGGACCAGGCCCTGCAGTGCGCTCGGGCCCGCGATCGGAAGGTCTTCATCTGCGGCGGCGGCGAGATCTATCGGCTGTACTGGGACCGGCTGACCCGCCTCGAGGTCACCGAGGTCGATGCCGAGGCACCCGGTGACGTCACCTTCCCGGTGATCGACGTCGACCGCTGGTTCCTCTCGCAGGTCCAGCCCCGCGAGGGGTATGAGTTCCAGACCTGGGAACTGCTGCCCGAACGCGGTACGGACAGGGCGAACAACAGCTCCTGA
- a CDS encoding thymidylate synthase translates to MQQYLDLMRKILSEGVEKSDRTGTGTRSIFGHQMRFDLNAGFPLVTTKKVHLRSVIGELLWFLRGDTNVAWLHDHGVSIWDEWADANGELGPVYGYQWRSWPTPDGRHVDQIKGVIDGIQRSPDSRRHLVSAWNVGELDSMALPPCHTMFQFYVADGRLSCQLYQRSADVFLGVPFNIASYALLTHMVAQVCGLGVGDFVHTTGDTHLYLNHLQQVERQLQREPRPLPRLQLDPSVRDIDGFGFEHIEVLGYDPHPGIKAPVAV, encoded by the coding sequence ATGCAGCAGTACCTCGACCTGATGCGCAAGATCCTGTCCGAAGGGGTCGAGAAGTCCGATCGGACCGGTACGGGGACGCGCAGCATCTTCGGTCACCAGATGCGCTTCGACCTGAACGCGGGGTTCCCGCTGGTGACCACCAAGAAGGTGCATCTGAGGTCGGTGATCGGTGAACTGCTGTGGTTCCTGCGCGGCGACACCAATGTCGCCTGGCTGCATGACCACGGAGTCAGCATCTGGGACGAATGGGCCGACGCGAACGGCGAACTCGGCCCGGTCTACGGCTACCAGTGGCGCTCCTGGCCCACCCCGGACGGCCGCCATGTCGACCAGATCAAGGGCGTGATCGACGGCATCCAGCGTTCACCCGACTCGCGCCGGCACCTGGTCAGTGCCTGGAACGTCGGCGAACTCGACTCCATGGCCCTGCCGCCGTGTCACACCATGTTCCAGTTCTACGTCGCCGACGGCAGGCTCTCCTGCCAGCTGTACCAGCGCTCGGCCGATGTCTTCCTCGGCGTACCGTTCAACATCGCCTCCTACGCGTTGTTGACCCACATGGTCGCCCAGGTCTGCGGACTCGGGGTCGGTGACTTCGTGCACACCACCGGCGACACCCACCTCTACCTGAACCATTTGCAGCAGGTCGAGCGCCAGCTGCAGCGCGAACCCCGGCCGCTGCCCAGGTTGCAGCTGGATCCCTCGGTACGCGACATCGACGGTTTCGGTTTCGAACACATCGAGGTGCTGGGCTATGACCCGCATCCGGGGATCAAGGCCCCGGTGGCCGTCTGA
- the rdgB gene encoding RdgB/HAM1 family non-canonical purine NTP pyrophosphatase produces MSRLVLASHNAKKLQELQRILGGQGIEVVGLNTLTDAEPPAETGSTFEQNALIKARAASRETGLPALADDSGISVDVLNGMPGVRSARWYGPDATDVDNVELLLRQLADVEPERRGAHFVCALAFVRPNEDGEVAEDVVLGEVSGRLTEQPSGRHGFGYDPIFVGDGHTMTMAELTPAEKDQISHRGRALELMAPLVVADLTRE; encoded by the coding sequence ATGAGTCGGCTGGTCCTGGCCAGCCACAATGCCAAGAAGCTGCAGGAGCTGCAGCGGATCCTCGGCGGCCAGGGAATCGAGGTCGTCGGGTTGAACACCCTCACCGACGCCGAGCCGCCGGCCGAGACCGGCAGCACCTTCGAGCAGAACGCCCTGATCAAGGCCCGTGCCGCCAGCCGGGAGACCGGACTGCCCGCGCTTGCCGATGACTCGGGGATCTCGGTCGACGTGCTGAACGGGATGCCGGGAGTCCGCAGCGCCCGCTGGTACGGCCCGGACGCGACCGATGTGGACAATGTCGAACTGCTGCTGCGGCAGCTGGCCGATGTCGAGCCCGAACGCCGCGGCGCCCACTTCGTTTGCGCGCTCGCCTTCGTCCGGCCGAACGAGGACGGTGAGGTCGCCGAGGATGTGGTGCTCGGCGAGGTCAGCGGACGACTGACCGAACAGCCGAGCGGTCGACACGGTTTCGGCTATGACCCGATCTTCGTCGGCGATGGACATACGATGACCATGGCCGAACTGACACCGGCGGAGAAGGACCAGATCTCCCACCGCGGCCGGGCGCTGGAACTGATGGCACCGCTGGTGGTCGCAGACCTCACCCGGGAGTAG
- the rph gene encoding ribonuclease PH, translating into MTSRADGRALDQLRPVRITRNWLDHAEGSVLVEFGATRVLVAASVTEGVPRWRKGSGLGWVTAEYAMLPRATHDRSGRESVKGKIGGRTHEISRLIGRSLRAVIDYKALGENTIVLDCDVLQADGGTRTAAITGASVALADAVSWLRERNALAGEPLKDSVAAVSVGIVGGTPMLDLCYTEDSGADVDLNVVMTGSGKFVEIQGTAEADPFDRDLLNQLLDLGVTGCAELTGIQQVALSASDQ; encoded by the coding sequence ATGACCTCCCGTGCAGATGGCCGTGCCCTCGATCAGCTCCGCCCGGTGCGGATCACCCGAAATTGGCTGGACCACGCCGAGGGCTCGGTGCTCGTCGAGTTCGGGGCCACCCGGGTGCTGGTCGCCGCCAGCGTCACCGAGGGTGTGCCCCGCTGGCGCAAGGGCAGTGGGCTGGGGTGGGTGACCGCCGAGTATGCGATGCTGCCGCGGGCCACTCACGATCGTTCCGGCCGCGAATCGGTGAAGGGCAAGATCGGCGGCCGGACCCACGAGATCAGCCGGTTGATCGGCCGCAGCCTGCGCGCGGTGATCGACTACAAGGCGCTGGGGGAGAACACGATCGTCCTCGACTGCGATGTCCTGCAGGCCGACGGCGGCACCCGCACCGCCGCCATCACCGGTGCCTCGGTCGCCCTGGCCGACGCCGTCAGCTGGTTGCGCGAACGCAACGCCCTGGCCGGCGAGCCGTTGAAGGATTCGGTGGCCGCGGTCTCGGTCGGCATCGTCGGCGGCACGCCGATGCTGGACCTGTGCTACACCGAGGATTCCGGCGCCGATGTCGACCTGAACGTGGTGATGACCGGCTCCGGCAAGTTCGTCGAGATCCAGGGCACCGCCGAGGCCGACCCGTTCGACCGTGACCTGCTCAACCAGTTGCTCGACCTCGGCGTCACCGGCTGCGCCGAACTGACCGGCATCCAGCAGGTGGCACTGAGTGCGAGCGACCAATGA
- a CDS encoding S1C family serine protease — MGRTTALSRIGIDQATAVGEELVATGRSSYPVIGASVTTAQDGSGVLLQEVTPGGPAAATGLSAGDVVTAVNGEPVTEQVELIVKIRAERPGDEITLNIQGRGEVRVVLGGVQE, encoded by the coding sequence ATGGGCCGGACCACGGCGCTGTCGCGCATCGGCATCGATCAGGCGACGGCTGTCGGTGAGGAACTGGTCGCAACGGGACGGTCGAGCTATCCGGTGATCGGGGCCAGCGTCACCACCGCCCAGGACGGCAGCGGTGTCCTGCTGCAGGAGGTGACCCCGGGCGGGCCGGCCGCGGCGACAGGGCTGAGCGCCGGTGATGTGGTGACTGCGGTCAATGGTGAACCGGTCACCGAACAGGTGGAGTTGATCGTGAAGATCCGGGCCGAGCGCCCCGGAGACGAGATCACCCTGAACATCCAGGGCAGGGGCGAGGTGCGCGTGGTCCTCGGCGGCGTGCAGGAGTGA